One stretch of Corvus hawaiiensis isolate bCorHaw1 chromosome 1, bCorHaw1.pri.cur, whole genome shotgun sequence DNA includes these proteins:
- the SNX11 gene encoding sorting nexin-11 isoform X3, translated as MLENREEELTTVRVQDPRVQNEGSWNSYVDYKIFLHTNSKAFTAKTSCVRRRYREFVWLRRQLQKNAGLVPVPELPGKSAAFFVGSTDEFIEKRRQGLQQFLEKVLQSVVLLSDSRLHLFLQSQLPVPAIEACVQGRGPHGVTEAILRYAMAPCAWGHRGHGPAPAPAPPGHPGDVCAGLGSAQGCLESFPYWGDFGMDEARPESPAGHGVTPLESPAGHGVTPLESPESPAGHGVTPLESLAGHGVTPSPESLARHGVTPLESPESPAGHGVTPLESPAGHGVTPLESPAGHGVTPLESPAGHGVTPLESLAGHGVTPLESPESPAGHGVTPLESLAGHGVTPLESLAGHGVTPLESPAGHGVTPLESLAGHGVTPLEEPPPGCPARHGVTPLESPESPAGHGVTPLEEPPRDVRPDTE; from the exons ATGTTGGAGAACCGAGAGGAA GAGCTGACCACGGTGCGAGTGCAGGATCCCCGCGTGCAGAACGAGGGCTCCTGGAATTCCTACGTGGATTACAAGATCTTCCTGCAC ACCAACAGCAAGGCCTTCACCGCCAAGACCTCGTGTGTGCGGCGCCGGTACCGGGAATTCGTGTGGCTGAGGAGGCAGCTCCAGAAAAACGCTGGATTGGT GCCCGTGCCGGAGCTGCCGGGGAAATCCGCAGCGTTCTTCGTGGGCAGCACGGATGAGTTCATCGAGAAGcggaggcaggggctgcagcagttcCTGGAGAA GGTGCTGCAGAGCGTGGTGCTGCTCTCCGACAGCCGCCTGCACCTGttcctgcagagccagctgcCCGTGCCCGCCATCGAGGCCTGCGTGCAGGGCCGGGGCCCGCACGGCGTCACCGAGGCCATCCTGCGCTACGCCATGGCCCCCTGCGCCTGGGGGCACCGCGGGCACGGCCCCGCGccggccccggcaccgcccggcCACCCCGGTGACGT CTGTGCCGGCCTGGGAAGCGcccaaggctgcctggagagcTTCCCGTACTGGGGCGACTTCGGCATGGACGAGGCACGGCCGGAGAGCCCGGCCGGACACGGAGTGACCCCTCTGGAGAGCCCGGCCGGACACGGAGTGACCCCTCTGGAGAGCCCGGAGAGCCCGGCTGGACACGGAGTGACCCCTCTGGAGAGCCTGGCCGGACACGGAGTGACCCCT AGCCCGGAGAGCCTGGCCAGACACGGAGTGACCCCTCTGGAGAGCCCAGAGAGCCCGGCCGGACATGGAGTGACCCCTTTGGAGAGCCCGGCCGGACACGGAGTGACCCCTCTGGAGAGCCCGGCCGGACACGGAGTGACCCCTCTGGAGAGCCCGGCCGGACACGGAGTGACCCCTCTGGAGAGCCTGGCTGGACACGGAGTGACCCCTCTGGAGAGCCCGGAGAGCCCGGCCGGACACGGAGTGACCCCTCTGGAGAGCCTGGCCGGACACGGAGTGACCCCTCTGGAGAGCCTGGCTGGACACGGAGTGACCCCTCTGGAGAGCCCGGCCGGACACGGAGTGACCCCTCTGGAGAGCCTGGCCGGACACGGAGTGACCCCTCTGGAGGAGCCCCCCCCGGGATGTCCGGCCCGACACGGAGTGACCCCTCTGGAGAGTCCGGAGAGCCCGGCCGGACACGGAGTGACCCCTCTGGAGGAGCCCCCCCGGGATGTCCGGCCGGACACGGAGTGA
- the SNX11 gene encoding sorting nexin-11 isoform X1 has protein sequence MLENREEELTTVRVQDPRVQNEGSWNSYVDYKIFLHTNSKAFTAKTSCVRRRYREFVWLRRQLQKNAGLVPVPELPGKSAAFFVGSTDEFIEKRRQGLQQFLEKVLQSVVLLSDSRLHLFLQSQLPVPAIEACVQGRGPHGVTEAILRYAMAPCAWGHRGHGPAPAPAPPGHPGDVCAGLGSAQGCLESFPYWGDFGMDEARPESPAGHGVTPLESPAGHGVTPLESPESPAGHGVTPLESLAGHGVTPLESPAGHGVTPLESPESLARHGVTPLESPESPAGHGVTPLESPAGHGVTPLESPAGHGVTPLESPAGHGVTPLESLAGHGVTPLESPESPAGHGVTPLESLAGHGVTPLESLAGHGVTPLESPAGHGVTPLESLAGHGVTPLEEPPPGCPARHGVTPLESPESPAGHGVTPLEEPPRDVRPDTE, from the exons ATGTTGGAGAACCGAGAGGAA GAGCTGACCACGGTGCGAGTGCAGGATCCCCGCGTGCAGAACGAGGGCTCCTGGAATTCCTACGTGGATTACAAGATCTTCCTGCAC ACCAACAGCAAGGCCTTCACCGCCAAGACCTCGTGTGTGCGGCGCCGGTACCGGGAATTCGTGTGGCTGAGGAGGCAGCTCCAGAAAAACGCTGGATTGGT GCCCGTGCCGGAGCTGCCGGGGAAATCCGCAGCGTTCTTCGTGGGCAGCACGGATGAGTTCATCGAGAAGcggaggcaggggctgcagcagttcCTGGAGAA GGTGCTGCAGAGCGTGGTGCTGCTCTCCGACAGCCGCCTGCACCTGttcctgcagagccagctgcCCGTGCCCGCCATCGAGGCCTGCGTGCAGGGCCGGGGCCCGCACGGCGTCACCGAGGCCATCCTGCGCTACGCCATGGCCCCCTGCGCCTGGGGGCACCGCGGGCACGGCCCCGCGccggccccggcaccgcccggcCACCCCGGTGACGT CTGTGCCGGCCTGGGAAGCGcccaaggctgcctggagagcTTCCCGTACTGGGGCGACTTCGGCATGGACGAGGCACGGCCGGAGAGCCCGGCCGGACACGGAGTGACCCCTCTGGAGAGCCCGGCCGGACACGGAGTGACCCCTCTGGAGAGCCCGGAGAGCCCGGCTGGACACGGAGTGACCCCTCTGGAGAGCCTGGCCGGACACGGAGTGACCCCTCTGGAGAGCCCGGCTGGACACGGAGTGACCCCTCTGGAGAGCCCGGAGAGCCTGGCCAGACACGGAGTGACCCCTCTGGAGAGCCCAGAGAGCCCGGCCGGACATGGAGTGACCCCTTTGGAGAGCCCGGCCGGACACGGAGTGACCCCTCTGGAGAGCCCGGCCGGACACGGAGTGACCCCTCTGGAGAGCCCGGCCGGACACGGAGTGACCCCTCTGGAGAGCCTGGCTGGACACGGAGTGACCCCTCTGGAGAGCCCGGAGAGCCCGGCCGGACACGGAGTGACCCCTCTGGAGAGCCTGGCCGGACACGGAGTGACCCCTCTGGAGAGCCTGGCTGGACACGGAGTGACCCCTCTGGAGAGCCCGGCCGGACACGGAGTGACCCCTCTGGAGAGCCTGGCCGGACACGGAGTGACCCCTCTGGAGGAGCCCCCCCCGGGATGTCCGGCCCGACACGGAGTGACCCCTCTGGAGAGTCCGGAGAGCCCGGCCGGACACGGAGTGACCCCTCTGGAGGAGCCCCCCCGGGATGTCCGGCCGGACACGGAGTGA
- the SNX11 gene encoding sorting nexin-11 isoform X4, which translates to MLENREEELTTVRVQDPRVQNEGSWNSYVDYKIFLHTNSKAFTAKTSCVRRRYREFVWLRRQLQKNAGLVPVPELPGKSAAFFVGSTDEFIEKRRQGLQQFLEKVLQSVVLLSDSRLHLFLQSQLPVPAIEACVQGRGPHGVTEAILRYAMAPCAWGHRGHGPAPAPAPPGHPGDVCAGLGSAQGCLESFPYWGDFGMDEARPESPAGHGVTPLESPAGHGVTPLESPESPAGHGVTPLESLAGHGVTPLESPAGHGVTPLESPESLARHGVTPLESPESPAGHGVTPLESPAGHGVTPLESPAGHGVTPLESPAGHGVTPLESLAGHGVTPLESPESPAGHGVTPLESLAGHGVTPLESLAGHGVTPLESPAGHGVTPLESLAGHGVTPLESPAGHGVTPLEEPPRDVRPDTE; encoded by the exons ATGTTGGAGAACCGAGAGGAA GAGCTGACCACGGTGCGAGTGCAGGATCCCCGCGTGCAGAACGAGGGCTCCTGGAATTCCTACGTGGATTACAAGATCTTCCTGCAC ACCAACAGCAAGGCCTTCACCGCCAAGACCTCGTGTGTGCGGCGCCGGTACCGGGAATTCGTGTGGCTGAGGAGGCAGCTCCAGAAAAACGCTGGATTGGT GCCCGTGCCGGAGCTGCCGGGGAAATCCGCAGCGTTCTTCGTGGGCAGCACGGATGAGTTCATCGAGAAGcggaggcaggggctgcagcagttcCTGGAGAA GGTGCTGCAGAGCGTGGTGCTGCTCTCCGACAGCCGCCTGCACCTGttcctgcagagccagctgcCCGTGCCCGCCATCGAGGCCTGCGTGCAGGGCCGGGGCCCGCACGGCGTCACCGAGGCCATCCTGCGCTACGCCATGGCCCCCTGCGCCTGGGGGCACCGCGGGCACGGCCCCGCGccggccccggcaccgcccggcCACCCCGGTGACGT CTGTGCCGGCCTGGGAAGCGcccaaggctgcctggagagcTTCCCGTACTGGGGCGACTTCGGCATGGACGAGGCACGGCCGGAGAGCCCGGCCGGACACGGAGTGACCCCTCTGGAGAGCCCGGCCGGACACGGAGTGACCCCTCTGGAGAGCCCGGAGAGCCCGGCTGGACACGGAGTGACCCCTCTGGAGAGCCTGGCCGGACACGGAGTGACCCCTCTGGAGAGCCCGGCTGGACACGGAGTGACCCCTCTGGAGAGCCCGGAGAGCCTGGCCAGACACGGAGTGACCCCTCTGGAGAGCCCAGAGAGCCCGGCCGGACATGGAGTGACCCCTTTGGAGAGCCCGGCCGGACACGGAGTGACCCCTCTGGAGAGCCCGGCCGGACACGGAGTGACCCCTCTGGAGAGCCCGGCCGGACACGGAGTGACCCCTCTGGAGAGCCTGGCTGGACACGGAGTGACCCCTCTGGAGAGCCCGGAGAGCCCGGCCGGACACGGAGTGACCCCTCTGGAGAGCCTGGCCGGACACGGAGTGACCCCTCTGGAGAGCCTGGCTGGACACGGAGTGACCCCTCTGGAGAGCCCGGCCGGACACGGAGTGACCCCTCTGGAGAGCCTGGCCGGACACGGAGTGACCCCTCTGGAG AGCCCGGCCGGACACGGAGTGACCCCTCTGGAGGAGCCCCCCCGGGATGTCCGGCCGGACACGGAGTGA
- the SNX11 gene encoding sorting nexin-11 isoform X2, whose translation MLENREEELTTVRVQDPRVQNEGSWNSYVDYKIFLHTNSKAFTAKTSCVRRRYREFVWLRRQLQKNAGLVPVPELPGKSAAFFVGSTDEFIEKRRQGLQQFLEKVLQSVVLLSDSRLHLFLQSQLPVPAIEACVQGRGPHGVTEAILRYAMAPCAWGHRGHGPAPAPAPPGHPGDVCAGLGSAQGCLESFPYWGDFGMDEARPESPAGHGVTPLESPESPAGHGVTPLESLAGHGVTPLESPAGHGVTPLESPESLARHGVTPLESPESPAGHGVTPLESPAGHGVTPLESPAGHGVTPLESPAGHGVTPLESLAGHGVTPLESPESPAGHGVTPLESLAGHGVTPLESLAGHGVTPLESPAGHGVTPLESLAGHGVTPLEEPPPGCPARHGVTPLESPESPAGHGVTPLEEPPRDVRPDTE comes from the exons ATGTTGGAGAACCGAGAGGAA GAGCTGACCACGGTGCGAGTGCAGGATCCCCGCGTGCAGAACGAGGGCTCCTGGAATTCCTACGTGGATTACAAGATCTTCCTGCAC ACCAACAGCAAGGCCTTCACCGCCAAGACCTCGTGTGTGCGGCGCCGGTACCGGGAATTCGTGTGGCTGAGGAGGCAGCTCCAGAAAAACGCTGGATTGGT GCCCGTGCCGGAGCTGCCGGGGAAATCCGCAGCGTTCTTCGTGGGCAGCACGGATGAGTTCATCGAGAAGcggaggcaggggctgcagcagttcCTGGAGAA GGTGCTGCAGAGCGTGGTGCTGCTCTCCGACAGCCGCCTGCACCTGttcctgcagagccagctgcCCGTGCCCGCCATCGAGGCCTGCGTGCAGGGCCGGGGCCCGCACGGCGTCACCGAGGCCATCCTGCGCTACGCCATGGCCCCCTGCGCCTGGGGGCACCGCGGGCACGGCCCCGCGccggccccggcaccgcccggcCACCCCGGTGACGT CTGTGCCGGCCTGGGAAGCGcccaaggctgcctggagagcTTCCCGTACTGGGGCGACTTCGGCATGGACGAGGCACGGCC GGAGAGCCCGGCCGGACACGGAGTGACCCCTCTGGAGAGCCCGGAGAGCCCGGCTGGACACGGAGTGACCCCTCTGGAGAGCCTGGCCGGACACGGAGTGACCCCTCTGGAGAGCCCGGCTGGACACGGAGTGACCCCTCTGGAGAGCCCGGAGAGCCTGGCCAGACACGGAGTGACCCCTCTGGAGAGCCCAGAGAGCCCGGCCGGACATGGAGTGACCCCTTTGGAGAGCCCGGCCGGACACGGAGTGACCCCTCTGGAGAGCCCGGCCGGACACGGAGTGACCCCTCTGGAGAGCCCGGCCGGACACGGAGTGACCCCTCTGGAGAGCCTGGCTGGACACGGAGTGACCCCTCTGGAGAGCCCGGAGAGCCCGGCCGGACACGGAGTGACCCCTCTGGAGAGCCTGGCCGGACACGGAGTGACCCCTCTGGAGAGCCTGGCTGGACACGGAGTGACCCCTCTGGAGAGCCCGGCCGGACACGGAGTGACCCCTCTGGAGAGCCTGGCCGGACACGGAGTGACCCCTCTGGAGGAGCCCCCCCCGGGATGTCCGGCCCGACACGGAGTGACCCCTCTGGAGAGTCCGGAGAGCCCGGCCGGACACGGAGTGACCCCTCTGGAGGAGCCCCCCCGGGATGTCCGGCCGGACACGGAGTGA
- the SNX11 gene encoding sorting nexin-11 isoform X5: MLENREEELTTVRVQDPRVQNEGSWNSYVDYKIFLHTNSKAFTAKTSCVRRRYREFVWLRRQLQKNAGLVPVPELPGKSAAFFVGSTDEFIEKRRQGLQQFLEKVLQSVVLLSDSRLHLFLQSQLPVPAIEACVQGRGPHGVTEAILRYAMAPCAWGHRGHGPAPAPAPPGHPGDVCAGLGSAQGCLESFPYWGDFGMDEARPESPAGHGVTPLESPAGHGVTPLESPESPAGHGVTPLESLAGHGVTPLESPAGHGVTPLESPESLARHGVTPLESPESPAGHGVTPLESLAGHGVTPLESPESPAGHGVTPLESLAGHGVTPLESLAGHGVTPLESPAGHGVTPLESLAGHGVTPLEEPPPGCPARHGVTPLESPESPAGHGVTPLEEPPRDVRPDTE; this comes from the exons ATGTTGGAGAACCGAGAGGAA GAGCTGACCACGGTGCGAGTGCAGGATCCCCGCGTGCAGAACGAGGGCTCCTGGAATTCCTACGTGGATTACAAGATCTTCCTGCAC ACCAACAGCAAGGCCTTCACCGCCAAGACCTCGTGTGTGCGGCGCCGGTACCGGGAATTCGTGTGGCTGAGGAGGCAGCTCCAGAAAAACGCTGGATTGGT GCCCGTGCCGGAGCTGCCGGGGAAATCCGCAGCGTTCTTCGTGGGCAGCACGGATGAGTTCATCGAGAAGcggaggcaggggctgcagcagttcCTGGAGAA GGTGCTGCAGAGCGTGGTGCTGCTCTCCGACAGCCGCCTGCACCTGttcctgcagagccagctgcCCGTGCCCGCCATCGAGGCCTGCGTGCAGGGCCGGGGCCCGCACGGCGTCACCGAGGCCATCCTGCGCTACGCCATGGCCCCCTGCGCCTGGGGGCACCGCGGGCACGGCCCCGCGccggccccggcaccgcccggcCACCCCGGTGACGT CTGTGCCGGCCTGGGAAGCGcccaaggctgcctggagagcTTCCCGTACTGGGGCGACTTCGGCATGGACGAGGCACGGCCGGAGAGCCCGGCCGGACACGGAGTGACCCCTCTGGAGAGCCCGGCCGGACACGGAGTGACCCCTCTGGAGAGCCCGGAGAGCCCGGCTGGACACGGAGTGACCCCTCTGGAGAGCCTGGCCGGACACGGAGTGACCCCTCTGGAGAGCCCGGCTGGACACGGAGTGACCCCTCTGGAGAGCCCGGAGAGCCTGGCCAGACACGGAGTGACCCCTCTGGAGAGCCCAGAGAGCCCGGCCGGAC ACGGAGTGACCCCTCTGGAGAGCCTGGCTGGACACGGAGTGACCCCTCTGGAGAGCCCGGAGAGCCCGGCCGGACACGGAGTGACCCCTCTGGAGAGCCTGGCCGGACACGGAGTGACCCCTCTGGAGAGCCTGGCTGGACACGGAGTGACCCCTCTGGAGAGCCCGGCCGGACACGGAGTGACCCCTCTGGAGAGCCTGGCCGGACACGGAGTGACCCCTCTGGAGGAGCCCCCCCCGGGATGTCCGGCCCGACACGGAGTGACCCCTCTGGAGAGTCCGGAGAGCCCGGCCGGACACGGAGTGACCCCTCTGGAGGAGCCCCCCCGGGATGTCCGGCCGGACACGGAGTGA